The stretch of DNA AAACTGGGCACCCTCCAAAGACAACCATCCTGGTTTATAGATGTCCTGCCCATGACATTTCACCAACCTGTCTCTTCCTGAGGGCTACAAACTGGAACAATCAATGCTTTTGATAAACTGTCAATCTTACTCATGGAACAAGAGTTTTATTCTAAGTGGGACACCGAAAATagggaaagcaacagaaaatctGAACAACATATTTATATCATTGAATATCGAGAATATATTTGCTATCATTGAAGCATGGTTTGCAAATCAGTAGACCTGCCATATATCACCAAGTccattccctgctttcccaCAAAACCACATCAGTCACAataaactgtaatttaaaactaattaaattTCTTGATTGGAACTCCTACGGAAACATAAGCTTGGACCTAAGATTTtataacaaaattaaaagcaagaaactgAGCTTTTGAAATCTAGTGCTTTTATTGAAGTTTCATGGTGATgtacaaaatacagtgttttatCAAGATGCTTACAAAAATGAATAAAGATACTATAGCAAGTGCAAAAGAAATATCAAAGCAATTTTCCATTGAACATACAGGCTCCAAGGGACTCCAATCCAACTATTTCAAAAAGGAACTCCTTAACAGGCTTCTCAGCACCCTGTCTTCCTATGAGCTACTGCTTATTGTCCTTTTATTTCGTAAATAGTTGGAGAACTGTTACTTAATAACAGAAATATAACTACCTACAAAGTCTCTGTTGGATTAAAAGACACCCATGTTGCAGTTTTCACAGAAGACCCTAAGAAGGTAGTTCTTTGAATAGTCATCCTATTTGAGAAAAATGATTTGTTAGGTTAAAGATAAGCCAAAGTCCAAGTCAGCAGTATTGCATACGTTGTTAGAATACACttccttttgcagtttttcccatttcagtATTTGCTCTGTCAGCTCCTCCAACTCTATCATGAGCACCTCTGTTTTTGACAAAGTGGTGtcctgaaacagaaaagggTTGGATTTAATCTCTATACATCCTGTCAGTCTATCAGGACATAAAAGTAACTCAAATAACCAAACAGCATTGCATTTTTCATGCTGGAGAAGACAGCAGGTTCAGTTCTTTTACTACTCACCATATTGTTCATCATATGTGATATCTGAGGCATGCTTCTTACAGACTGCAAATGGCTTTCAAGCTTCTCAATGAAAGTCACAGCCTCTGTCAGCAACTCTACTATACACCTGTAACCAAAAATGAGCTCAAAGGTTGCGCTAAACAACAAGAATTTAATACCTATAAGCTCTTTTTTCATTGCCCTGCTTTTCTTAGTCCCCTTCTCCAGCTTTATGCAAGCTCCTTAAcatctaattaatttttctgcaattaCACTTCTTGCATGACTCTTAGCAACAAGCAGGGCAGGAATTACAGAAATGACTAGCCACTTCTTCAGTACTTGGGCTAGATTTTTAGACCATAAGAAGAAGGACTATACTTTTAAAACATGCACTATGCGTGTCTGGGAATCATTCATGCTTAGCTCTAAGCAAGCAACAGTGGTAGGAAGACACCCAGTGCTAAAGTAACAACTGCTTGGGAGAAGCATAAAAAACTCAGCATGTAGCacatttgtttaaaacaatACATCACAACTTGTTCTGTAGACTTCTGAAGACAAGACCAAAAACCTAAgtaaatattcataaaatatgtattactACCTTCCTACGAATTTATCAGTGAGTAAACTACTAGCTTTTAGCTGAGGTTCTGCTATCATTTTTTATGTCTATTTTTATCAGgggaaaaattaatgaaagcaTGGGATTTTTACTGTCTACTAGTTCAAATTAATTTGGACTCATGCATACAAGAACAATTCTTTCCTGTGTGCCTACTTGTGAAAAGTAGCCTCAATAGGCAGGCTCTCTTGACATCTGTGTTTTATCAGCCTCTTTCTGAGAGCCCTCTTCTCTTTCAGTATGGCTTCCAGGTGCCTGTTCATATCTTGCAAAATTTCGCActttttccctgtaaaataaaattgcaaagtTGAACCTATTGTCCTGCTAAAACAAGAGCAAAATCTGTCcagcagacagaaagaaaaacactgatcTATTGCAATGGACAGCTTACATTCAAGACAGACATTAATCAGAATGGCTTTTGCTGGAGCATACATGATTTAGTATCAGCATGCACTCAAAGTCACCATAACTACTTTTTAGAGATATAGATATGTTGTTTTACATTATCCATATTCTTAAGTAAATTCTCTTTGAGATGAAGTCAACTTCTTAAACTATACCATAGCATTGAAGTATTGCAATAGATTTCACTACCCTACCCTAACAGTGGCAGGCTAGAATGCTTTTAAGTACCCATAAAATCATAGTGGAAAAGTGTGAAATAATAGATGAACACATATGCTCCCCAAGTGCTGAATTATAAATTTAGGTTTAGGGGGAGAGAGATGCAGCAGAAACACACGGAgtttctggaaaacaaacagagtAGCACATGCAGGCCAAGGGTTACTGATGATCTCAGAGCTGATGCTCCACTGACCCTGGAGAGCTGATCACACCTCCCACACTGTTTTGGAGAATGAGTTACACACAGAGCTTCTACTAAGACTGTAGAGAGTGCAAGTTCAAATAGTATGGAAACATGCTTTAGATGTTAATGAAACACCTACCACCTCCAACAATTATTCAGAGACGACTGCTGCAATAACTTCTGGAATTGTCATGTACTCAGAAGAAACATTAATCTGCTGCTAATTTAAGACTCTTGGTTTTTCTACGGTACAACTGCACTTACCTAAGTGAAAATGGTGAGTAATGTCTGCTGTCTCATTCTCCAACTGCATCATTTCCGTTTCCAGTTTTATCTACAACAATAATAGCatcaaatgaaaatgcatttttaacatACTTATCCAGATATTGTTGACTCTCGTGGGGTGGAGGAGGAAGTAGAAAGGGAGAAAGTGGCAGCATAGGAGAGAGCATGTGTACGAAAGAGAGCAAGCATTACCACAAGAACATGTTACCCTGCTCTCCAGAGAGTGTCTACTACTAGGTGGGGCTTTTTTGGTCAACAAGAAAAAGACTGTTTAAAAAGACCAACTTAAATAATTTGGtgatttgtgctggaaaagaCAGATCTTGCAATTCATTCCTAAACCACAGAATTTATgatagaatggcttgggttggaagggccgttagagatcatctagttccaaacccctgccaatGGGCAGGGATATCAcctgctagaccaggttgctcagagcgacatccaacctggccttgaacactttcagggatggggcatccacaacttctctgggcaacctgttccagtgtctcaccaccctcacagtaaagcatgttttcctaatatctgatctaatCTAATCTatcttcttttagtttaaaaccattcccccttgtcctagCATTATCTGCTTGTGTAAAAAGCCACTCTCCCTCACTTTTtaagccccctttaagtactggatGGCTGCTGAACAATCCAtgctctctcagcctgtgttTGTAGGAGAAATGTTCCAGCCCCTggatcatcttcatggccctcctctggaaCTGCTCCAACAGGTTCACCTCTTTCCTGTCCTGAGGATcccagacctggacacagcattTCAGGTGGGGTCCCACAAGGGCAGAAGAGGtgaatcccctcccttgccctgctggccacgctgcttttgatgcagccccTGATGTTGttggttttctgggctgtgacTGCATGTTGCTAGGTCATGTCTAACTTTTCatcccaagtccttctccacagtGCTGCTCCCAATAAGTTCATCTCCTGGTCTGTATTCATGtctgggattgccctgacccaggtgcaggaccccACATTTGGTCTTGTTGAGGCTCATGAGGTTCTTGTGAGGCTACTTCTCAAGCTTGCCCAgtcctctggatggcatcccatccttctgTTGTGTCCAGTGCTCCTCTCAGCTTAATGTaatctgcaaacttgctgagggtgcactgaTCCCTGTCTACGCCATTGATAAAGATATTGAAGAGCATCGGTCCCAGGACAGAGCCCAGATACCACTGGTCACCAGCCTTCAGCTGGACATAgagccattgaccacaactCTCTAGCTGTGTCCATTCTGCCAATTCTGTAATCACTGGATAGTCTACCCTTCAAACCCATGTCTCTCCTACTTACATGTCTTGCAAAGCAGTTTCATAGTCTATGTAATGTCTAAACCAACATTATAAAATACAAGGCAGCAGCTGGTTCAGGCAGTAGGAAATGTCTGAGATTACTGCCGGCTAACCAACAAAATTGCCTATAAAGAGGCACATTTTTGTGACTTGAAGTCAACTACATATTCTTTATTGTTCAGTTTCCTTAGAAAACTTCAGGAAACAATTTAGTCAAAGGTGCAGCCTGCTGAGTCCTTCTACTTATTCCTAAAActtttgtttcacagttttgttcttttcttgaTGACAACTCAGtccactggggaaaaaagtgccaACTGTTAAACAGCTGAActgttaaaaaacccctcaaaacatGAGACATCATGGCACGTGGCAGTCTGATACTTCATCAGAGCCCTGGATTACCGCCAGGTATCAAAGTGCTGAGTGCACACTGGCAATAGTAAAGGCTGTACCTCATTGATTTCAGCTTCCGTGTTTACCATTTCTTCCATCTCTGAGAATTTTGCAAAGCATGGCGTTCTTCTACTAGTTAAATCCAAAGCCTCCTTTGAAAGTAAGACAACAGGAAAAATGCAATCAGTAGCAAGAAAGTACCGAGCAAATGCTCCATAATAAGTCTTCCACAGTTTGAAGTTGTTCCTCTCCTGCGCTCCGCAATACAGCACAATTCACCCGAACAACGCCTAAGTCACGCTACTCCGCGGCGCCGtccccgcggccgccgggcCCGGGCGGTACCTGGCTCACGGCGCCCGCCGCCAAGCACCGCTCCAGCAGCACGGCCGCCGCCGAGCGCTGCCCGGGCTCCCAGGGCCAGGGCTCGCCGCCGCCCTGCTCCTCATCGCTCTCCACGTCGAGCCACGCGCTccactccagctccagctcgGGGTCGCCATCGAGCTCGGAATCGGACTCGAGCTCGGGGTCGCTCGCTCCGCGGGGCCCgggcccggggctggggctggcggCCTCCACGGGCGGACTCCCGGCGTCTCGCAGTGACGGCGGCGGCCGGGAGCGCCTGGGGGCCGCCATGACGGGCGTGGCAGGAACGGCGGTGACTCGCGTCCGGTTCCGGGCGGGGCGCTGCTGGAGCGGCGGTTCTGGAAGGGCGGAGCGCGGGGGACGAGTCGGGGCTTCGCCGCCGCGGAGTGTCTGCCAGCGGCGCCCGGACAGGTTGGTtgagccgagccgagccgggccgggcccggcggcCTCCGACGGTGCTGGGGTCGGGGCCGGAGCAGCCGGGCGGGGTTGGGGCGGGGGGACCGCGGCCTGCAGCCGGTCAGGGCTGGCCTGGCCCCTTGCCGGGGCGCCGGCTGCGGCACGGGGCGCATCTCCTGTCGGGCTCCCCGTCGCGGCTGATTACGTGCTGTCCCCCAGGCTTCATTCCCCACCGCCCGGCTGCGAACCCGGCACTAATCCCGGGCCTGTGACTCGTGCGCCCTGGGATTAAACCCGCCTGGGGTTACGGAGGTGGGTGTCGTGTGTCTGCTAAGAGTCACGGCAGAGGAGTCAGTTCTCTAAATagaataaaacccaaataaaacccaaataaaaacccaaataaaacagTAGCAGTGTCGGCAGGCCAGCGCTGATAGATGCCACAGAAATCACAGCCCGTCTACGTGGAGAATCTCCTTATGCTGCGGGGTCTCGAAAGAGgcaaaatgtggaaaatgtgCAGTTTTCCCACTTCGTTTTAACTCTGTTTGTTGCATCATTTCAGTAATCAAACTGCTGTAATGTAGGTAAATCTGCTTAATCTAGGTAAATCTAGGTAAACCTTTAGACTTCTAGGTTCTAGCTATGAGGGAGATGAAAACGCAGCAGTGAAATGGTTCAATGTGTCAGAATGCTTGTAGTGTTGGGGACAATGCACGTAAAATGACTTTTTACATTTGCTTTATTGCAGAGATTTTGGATTGTAGTTCTCTAGCACAGAGTAAAACTGGCTGACACCATTACTCGAACTCTGTGTGCTTGACAGAGAACTGTTAGGATGGGAAATAGTGCACTGAAAGCCCACCTGGAGACAGCACAGAAAACTGGTGTGTTTCAGCTAACGGGAAAGGGACTTACTGAGGTAATGTACTGGGGGGGGAAACATGGCTGTTTGTGTGTATGACTGACACTTTGGGAGAGAAATTCCCACTTCACTGTCATAATGCAGTTGCATACCTGTATTTCTTGTAAACAgtcatggaaaatatttcaagttttgttggggtttttttcacttttgcttgCCTTGTCTTCTGATTGAGGATTTATCTCTCAGGGCACTTATATACTTGTGAGCTTATGCTTTACAGTATGTATATCTTCAAGAAGTACTAGTTTTGATGTTGTGCTTTTAGAAAATGTCTGTAAACTTGAGGgggaaaatgtaaattttataaCCATATTGTTGCTCAGAAAGGTACTCCACAATTTGTCACATTTAGATACTTCTGTTGTATTTAACTGTAGCCATATGAATAGTCTGTACAGGCTTTTCATTGGGCTGGCAGCAAGCATCACGAAAGTTTATTATATTGGAAATTATCTTAACTTAGACTCAActccagaaaaacacagaatgtCCTGGAACCATAAATCCAGCAACGATTTGCAGGATAGCCAAAAAACCCTCTATATTGCAGTAATTTTCCAAGACTTTTCTAACATGCTTTCTTCCACTGTCCTACCTCCTCTCTTCACTTTTTCTCTGTCAAGCCAAAGGAGAATCAAAACCACTGGCTTATTCGCCAGGACTCCTTGATGGTGATtgtcaggtttttctttttttcagctgagtgCCAAGACTCAGTACCAAAGTGGTACAGGATGTAAACAAGAGTAAGGAAAATGGTATACATAATTACTTAaaaagggaagcaggagaaaaattttCAAATCATCCTCTGCTAAAATATAGAGGCATTAACTAGGTGTAGAGTATTTTAAATGACAGGCATGTTTAAGAGAAGCACGTAAGAGGAtgaaaatgtaatgtttttaattttacttatttGGACGAAAAACTACTCTTTCTGGATGTTAGTGTTTTCTTTATACCCCTTTTCCCTACCCCagatgaaataatattttaaaaaatatgcattgAACAAATTTGCCAATTGCGCTGTGGTGATTGGACATTGTGATACATATGACAGTATGTAACAGTCgtacaattaaaattttaagctGTATGACGTGAAAATTCAACTTTTTATCAACTATTTAAACGCTGTATCTTTTCCCCCCCATAGTTTCCTGAAGATCTGCAGAAGCTAACAAGCAACTTAAGGACAATAGACTTGTCGAACAACAAAATAGAGCTCTTGCCACCTCTCAttggaaaattttcctttttgaagagCCTTGCtctaaacaacaacaaactgAGTATGCCTGCTAATTAATATctccactgatttttaaaataataagtTGTTTTCTCTATCAAAAAcgaaatttaattatttaactcTCACAAGATGTAAACAGGGAGTTTAGTCACTTAAACTGAAATCTTTGGAATTCATGTACAGGATAAAAACCTCTAAATCATAAATTCTACAAAACTAGTTGCCACTTAGTGTATTATTAATTTTGCAATGACACGTGAGTACTTAAACCCATAGAGGTTTTGTGCTGTGACTTACCTGACGTGAAGGTTTAACAGTGTCAGATGGTTTACTACTTGCCTAGAGAACAGGTAATGAAGATCATATGTAGACAATGTTGCTGGCCATTCAGTGGTTGTTACTGTTTCTGTTAAACAAACATCCATCATTATGGAAAAATCACAATGAAGAAACTAGGGGTTTTATGCATTAATTATGTATTATTTGCCTTTTTGAAAAAATGGAGATAATTTACGAACCTCACTGACTCTGTAGCGCAGCTCAGGAATGTTAGAGATTATACTCGTGTAGGTGGAAAGAGGGATGAATGGATGCCAGCAGACCTTACTTGGTGAGGTTTGTATGCTGGTATGACACACTATGAATTATCTCATAACTTACTTCTGAGCAAGTTGAGTAATACCTTTAAAGGGCAAAGGTGAAGCTGTgaattttgtgggttttcaaGTGTCATAGAACCTGTTGGCAGAGTGTTAGTAAGGACTATAACTGACAGGCTAAAGTCTCCTGAATAGTGATTGCAGATTGTGATTTGAATGTCTGCCTTGTCTGCAGATTGTGGAAGATGGTTAAAAAGCATGTATCATCTCTGGGCTTAAGTTTCTGTGCAGGGATCTGTGCCTTCACTGGAAAATGGGGAGGAATTCAGTGAGAAATTACTTAAATAGCACTGTTCTTCATGCAGAAGCTTATTTGAACTAAATGGGTATGCATGTTTACTGCTTTTTAGGTCATATGctcttctgtcatttttctgtagctgcttTACCTGAGGAGCTGTGTAAACTGAAAAAACTGGAAACACTACACCTGAATGGCAATCACTTGAGGCAGCTACCAGCTGCATTTGGACAACTTTCAGCTCTCAAAACCCTAAGCCTCTCTGGAAACCAGCTTCGGACTGTGCCTACACAACTCTCTGGTCTTCGCCATTTGGATGTGGTCGATCTTTCAAAAAACCAGATCCAAAATGTGCCTGACACTGTGGGAGAACTGCAGGCTATCGAACTCAATTTGAATCAGAATCAGGTCTGGTAACTGAGATGTTGTGGGCATGTAGATTTAGGACATGGTTTACCTTAGACTTAATACAGCCATGGAACATAGGATGAGACCATCAAAACTTTATAGCTAAAAGACATCTCCTGAACACAACACAAATGAGGAATCATAACTAGAATTTGTGTACCAATATATCCAACTGCCTGATTTGATTAACtaaaaaatcctgaatttaGTCATGCAGAAAATGATTTGAACAGTTCTTGAGCAGGAATGTGACAAACAGATGTGTAGGTTGCTTGTCatcatggaataaaaaaaagttattttgatttttgatcATTTGTTActtatgtattatttttaagtacttACTATTAGTACAGTATAGTTTACATTTACAATATGGCAATTGTTCTGTGTAAGTCTGAAACAGATCACTTTAATAATCACTGATCACTACCATTTTAATCCCgtttctcttttcatttccaCAAGATTTCCCAGATCTCCGTTCAGATCTCCCACTGTCCACGCCTCAAAGTCTTGCGTTTAGAAGAAAACTGTCTAGAACTCAGCATGCTGCCTCAGAGTATCCTCAGTGATTCCCAGATCTCACTGCTTGCAGTAGAAGGCAACCTCTTTGAAATCAAGAAACTCAGAGAACTGGAAGGTTATGACaaggtttgtgttttggttttggttttttgtctctttttttaaagaaactccTGGTGAAGTCCTTACTCAGAATACTAAGCATTTATGCTGGTGAATAAAAGCACTAAATAGTCTGTTGGTAGTGTCATTGCTACTGGATTCATAACTAACTTCTGAAAACAACTTCAAGAGTTCTTCAAAGATAACTTTCTCATAGGATTCAGGGTCAATGTTCTTTCATCAGCATCTTTTGAAGGGTAGCTAATAATGACAGGTGTGTTCACTTTGATGGGATGAAAACCAATGGATTCTTCGTATTATACAGCATTCATAAGTATTTAGCATTAGTTCATCCTTAACACTGGAGATTTGACCATTAATCTGAATTGCAGCAAATGCCAGAAATTTTTGGGGGGTGTCTTTGTTTGAAATGAAAGCTCTAATAGTTATGCCTGGGatataaaaatatgctttaGATGCAGACTGTTTTTGACTCTTAGAGCAGAAGCTTAGCTGCTTTAAGTAATAATGAATTCTCTattaatttctgagaaaatcttatattttttgttttctttgtagtaCATGGAACGATTCACAGCTACAAAGAAGAAGTTTGCATGATTGCTGTTCTGACCCTGTATATTACCAGTAAGAAGACCTAGATTAGAAGCGTCTGCTTCACTGACTTAAACCAAGACTGATGAAGGAAATGATCAGAGTAGTCCTCTTCTAGTAGTCTGATACAGCCTGTTAAGGCCACATTGAATAAACTTGAACTAGAGAATTTAAGTATTGAACTGATGAACCTGCCCAGGGGccagttttgatttttgtgcCACAATAGCTTTTAACACAGTACATGTTCTCCTTTGTCAGGGCTTGTTCCATCACAGAGAAAGGGAACAAGCATTTCAAAGTGGCCAGTTCCCTTTTGTCAGGAAGCTGGCTGTTGATTTGTAAGAGGACTATTTcttctggaaacatttttccatgATGGCACATGGAAGTTCTACCACCAAAGCACTGTATGTCTTGCAGCAAGCACTGTTCTGCAGAGAAGAACTTTTACAAATGAGGTTTTAGTTTATAACCTGTAtaagtttgttttggttttttttttttttatgaagcaCAAATAGTTGTGGTTaagttaaatgttttattaacaGCTTCCAGTAAACAAATTGTGGTTTGAGCAtcctttatttatatttaactCTACAGGCTTTCTTTTCTCATAAGCAAGAATTGCACTACAGTCCATTTTTGCTTGAGCTGtatcaaataaaaattaggtTCATCTTCAGTGTATTCAGTAAAAATGTATATCGCTAGAAAATATAATATCCTTGCACTGACTCCTTGTGTACAGAGCAATGCTGAAGGTTTTAGTTGTCagcccactgctgctgccttatTACCAAAAGCACCTAGAAAGAGCTAAAAATGTATGCAATTATGTAACTtatactgaaaaggaaaatgtacttgtatattttagtaaattattttcaaaaaatcagTTCAAGTTTATTTGGTGTAACTGTTGTCATTTTAATAGGTAGTACTAAGATGTCACTGAAAGCCCTCATTTAGCTGAGTCTGTCAGTTGTTGGTAACAGCTACACCTCAACATTACACCCATAATTAGGACTAGCAATAAGTGGTTCTTTCGTGATGCTCAGAGACATATTTAGTTCCCTGACCCTGTTGCCATCTTATTTCAATTCTTACATAGTAATACTTAAGAGTGTTTTAGGGGACATCAGCTCCTTATTCAAAGGATCGATGTGAGTCATCATTTAACAGGGAACCAGTTGTACTAGctattatttcattaaaaaactaCTAGCTTCTTGTCAGAAGTAGCTGTCAGCTGACAATGTTTATGAGactttgttttgcaaaacatAACCAGGAAACTGCTTTAAGAACATGTACATGTTACCATAATGCAAGGCCCTGTATAATCAGAAATCTATTCAGCTTCATACTAATAGATTCCACAGATTATGACATGCAAATTTGAGCAGTGAATAAAGCCTCCACACTTGTTCTAAATTTTAGCTCCTTCTACTTGATACCTAAATCCCATTTGAAGtactagctttttttttcctgtagatttGCTGTGCATGAGACATCAACAGAACAAATTAACTGTTAGCAGATTCCCCCTTTGTATTCACCAAAGGAGTGGTCTATCATCAATATGTATGCACTTGGCAATACTGTGCTGTGGTGGCATTTTggttttactattttttaactgaaagtaTCTGTGCTCCGAGATGCTGCTTCTCTCATTTAACATG from Corvus cornix cornix isolate S_Up_H32 chromosome 5, ASM73873v5, whole genome shotgun sequence encodes:
- the LRRC57 gene encoding leucine-rich repeat-containing protein 57, which codes for MGNSALKAHLETAQKTGVFQLTGKGLTEFPEDLQKLTSNLRTIDLSNNKIELLPPLIGKFSFLKSLALNNNKLTALPEELCKLKKLETLHLNGNHLRQLPAAFGQLSALKTLSLSGNQLRTVPTQLSGLRHLDVVDLSKNQIQNVPDTVGELQAIELNLNQNQISQISVQISHCPRLKVLRLEENCLELSMLPQSILSDSQISLLAVEGNLFEIKKLRELEGYDKYMERFTATKKKFA
- the HAUS2 gene encoding HAUS augmin-like complex subunit 2 → MAAPRRSRPPPSLRDAGSPPVEAASPSPGPGPRGASDPELESDSELDGDPELELEWSAWLDVESDEEQGGGEPWPWEPGQRSAAAVLLERCLAAGAVSQEALDLTSRRTPCFAKFSEMEEMVNTEAEINEIKLETEMMQLENETADITHHFHLGKKCEILQDMNRHLEAILKEKRALRKRLIKHRCQESLPIEATFHKCIVELLTEAVTFIEKLESHLQSVRSMPQISHMMNNMDTTLSKTEVLMIELEELTEQILKWEKLQKEVYSNNVCNTADLDFGLSLT